Part of the Candidatus Zixiibacteriota bacterium genome is shown below.
AGCATCAGAACGCTGTCGCTTCCGGCGCCGGCCACCGCCAGGTCGGGATCACCATCCCCATCGAGATCAACGGCGCAGGCCGAGCGGGGCGCATCCCCCACCGCTTGATCGGTAGCGACCGCGAATGTTCCGTCCCCGTTGTTCTTGGAAATCGAGATATTGTCGCTGTTGTAGTTGGTCACAGCCAGATCGGCGTCGTTGTCCGCATCGAGATCGGCGGCTACAATCGAGACGGGGCCGTCCCCGCACGCGTAGCTCACCTGCGCCGCGAAGGTCCCATCCCCGTTGTTCCTGAGCGCCGAGACATTGTCCGTGCTGAAGTTTGCGGTGACCAAGTCGGCATCCTTGTCACCATCCAAATCGACCGCGAGGACCTGGTAGGGACTGCCCGCAAGCGCATAAGTCTGCGGCGCCGTGAAGGTCCCATTTCCGTTGTTCTTCAGCACGGAGACGTTGCTCACGCTCCAGTTGGCCACCGCCAGATCGCGATCGTTGTCACCATCCAGATCGGCGGCAACAGCCCACACCGGCCACTCCCCGCCCACAAGGCTCACCGCCGCCGCATAGGTACCGTTGCCATTGTTGCTCAAGATCGAGAGGTTGTTCTCCGACCCGGTAGTCACCACCAAGTCGACATCGTTGTCTCCATCCAGATCAGCCGCAAAGACAGAATTGGCGTGATCACCCACGGGATGGCCGATTGCAGTCGCAAAGCAGAGATCCTGTGCCTCAGCGACGGTCGATAAAACGGCACAGCATACGGCACACACGATCAGTGCCACCAGCAGACTCGGGGCCTTGCACCTTTCCATGGTCACCTCCACGGATTCGAGGTTTGTGAAAAGACGAACAGTTGGCGTCAAGATAGCACCCAAGCAGCCGCCGTCAACCCCATATCGCAAGCCGGAGTGACGCAGAAAAAGACCGGTCACAGACGGCCGGTTGGTCGTTTGACTCATCCCGCAGCCAAATCGGCAAATCCGACCCCATTTCGGGGGTGATTGTCGCGCCTGCCGGTAGGATAGAGGGGTGCTCTGCCCCTCCGTGGCAGTGAGGTGAGTGTGGCAGCAGAACCAAAGTGGTGGCAACGCTGGTTGATCCGAGGCGGAGAGACACCAGCGCGAGATCCGGGCGCCGTGAAATCTCTCGGTCCCTTCTCCCGTGCGGCCGGATGGGGAACCAAGCCCCGATCGCACGGCCCCCAAGCGGGGAATGGCGATTGGACGTTCGTGGCCGACGCTCTGGCCGAGCGCACGTTCGCGATCCGTCTGCACCGATTCCTCCGGGACCGGATTCCTGTCTTGAAGGCCGCCGTTTGGACCTGGACGCGACTGGCGGCATCACCACACCGTTTTGAGGTCACTGACAGCTCTGGTGAAGAAGAGAGCCGTCGGGCACTGGAGGTCTTGGCGGCACTGGATCGGCGTATCCATCCTGATCGGCTCATCCGCTTTGGCGGATTCGACGCTCTGCTCGTTCAGTATTTCGACGCCCTCTTTACCGATGGTGCTGTGGCCGGGGAATTGACGCTGTTGCCCTCTCGACGCGGCCTCGATGTCTTCCATTTCGTCGACGTGGCGACGCTCGAATTCGAAACCGACGCCCATGGGCAATGGCAGATGTGGCAGCAGACTGGCCGGAACCGGATTCCGCTCGACTCTGACGCGATCTTCTATCAACCGCTCGATGCCGAGGCCGGACGACCACACGGGAAATCGCTGTTGGCCGCCGTCGGCTTCGTCGCCCGCGTCGAGCAGGAGTTGATCCGTGACATGCAGAAAGCCATGCACAACGCCGGGTACCACCGGCTGCACGTCCGGATCACGCCGCCGACACAAGGGACGGCAGAAGCCGACGTCGACTACGCCGCCCGGGCCAACGCCTATTTCGACAGCACCGTGCGGGCGCTGCGCGATTTCGACGTCGACGACAACCCCATCACCTGGAATGACGTGGAGATCACGCATGTCGGTCCCGGCGCGCAGGTGACCGCCTCGCGCAACTGGTATCTCAATCATCGCTCGATGATTGAAGACGTCGTCGCCGGTTGCCACCTGGCCCCGTTCATGCTCGGCTACTCCTACGGCACGACGCAGACCTGGGCGCGATTCAAGTACGAGATGGTCGGGCGACAGATCGTCACCCTGCAGCGGGCCGCGTCTCGCTTCTGTGAGTGGATCGCCGCAATCGAACTGGCGCTGGCCGGAGTTGAAGCCAAGGTCCGCCATGTCTTCGACAACCGTCTGGAATTCGACCGCCGGGAACGGTATGAGACCGAGCGCGCCCACACCGATCTCGTCCTCCGTCAACTCGAAGCCGGTGTCCTGACGATGGAACAGGCGCGGCAGCGGCTGCAGACCGAGACGGCCGGTGGTTCGCGCTGATCGGCGGACACCGGGCCTCGTGATCCGTGGCTCTTGGCGCCGTGCGCTCATCGATCCCGTCTACTTCGCCGGGCAATTCCTCGCGATTGACCCGCATCCGGGGCAGGTCCGGTGGCTCCGTCACTCGACCTGCCCGGAGAATCTCCTGCACTGCGGCAATCGCTGGGGCAAGTCCCTCGTGCAGGCCGTCAAGATCGCCCACCGTCTCCTCTTCCAGATCCGCAATCCCCGCCATGATCGCGCCGGGCGCTATGTCTGCGCCAATGTCTCGATCACGCTCGATCAGGCCCGCATCATCTTCAATGAGACTCTCCGGCTCGTGCGTCGACTCCCCTGTGCCGACCACCTGATCGCCGATGTCCTGGCGACACCCTTCCCGATGTTGCGGCTCACGAATGGGTCGATATTGTGGGCCCGTTCCACGCAACGGCGCGGCGAGTACCTGTTGGGCCACGACTTCGATTTCATCAGCTTCGATGAGGCCGCCTTTGAACCCAGCGCCGACTACGTCGTGGAGGAGGTGCTGGCGATGCGTGTCGTCGACCGCGCCGGACAGATCGACTATGTCTCGACGCCGCGCGGCAAGAACTGGTTCTATCGCAAGGCTAAACAGATTCGTGCGCGCGGCCGTCGGGGATATGTCCAGCGTGGCGATTCCCGCGAGAACCCGCATCTGCCTGTTGACTATCTGGAAAGCACGATCGCCCGGCTGTCACCCCAGCGTCGAGCGCAGAACATCGAGGGACGCTTTGTCGATCTCGGCAATGAGGTCCTGCGTGAAGAGGACATCCAGAAGGCACTGTCACTCGCCACGGGGTTGAACCCACCCGAGCCGGGGCGCAGATATGTTCACGGCTGGGATCTGGCGCGCAAGCGCTCCTGGACTGTCGGCGTGACCCTCGATGTCACGGCGCGCCCGGCGCAGATGGTCGCCTTCACCCGCTTCCAGCATCGGAATTGGCCCGATGTCTTCACCGCCATCCGGCAACGGCAACGCGCGTATGGCGGTCGTGTCCTGATCGACGCCACCGGCCTGGGCGATGTCGTCCTTTCCGAATTGGCGGACATCAAAGCCGAGGGATACAACTTCGGCGAACGGGGCGGACGCGCCAAAAGCGAGCTAATCGCCGCCCTCGAACAGGCCTTCGCTTCAGGTGCCGTGGCAATCCCCAACGTCGAGATGACGACCGCCGACGGCGAGTACTGGTCGTTGGCGAACGAGCTGCGCGAGTTCAGTTGGGAGGACAATACGCACTGCGATGCGGTGTTTGCATTGGCATTGGCCCTTTGGCTGGCACGGACACCATCTGTGGCCGATACCCGTCCCGCATTCCGTCTACAGGGGTGGTGAGTCTGTAGTGCGGCCTTCGGTCGCCGATATTACGGCATGTGTAGGGTCGGATATCAGACCCGCCCATTGATCGCATGAACGAAGAAGGGCAGGTCTAAGACCTGCCCCTACAAGACATTCTTGGTGCCACGGGTCTTCAGACCCGTGCCGGCCCGCTCATGGGCAGCGGTGCGCGCACGGTAGGCAGAACGTCGTCGCCGGATCGCCGCCGCGAAATGCCACGTCAACCATCTTCACGACGTCGGTGAGACCGACGACACAATCACAATCGACGTCGCAGCGGCTGACATGCGGGCAACCGCTGTCAGACAGGGGGGATGCACCCCGGAACGCCTCATTGACAACCAGCGCCACATCCTGAATCGACGCCACACCGTCGCACTCGGGGTCGGCATGGCAGGGGCAGTCGACGACTTGTGTGGTTGCCCCGCTCGGACCGGCCGCGCTGGTGCCGCACGCGTCCTTGGCCTTGACAAAGTAGTCAAACGTCCCGGTGGGGTGACTGATGGTCAGTTGTGTATCGACGACAGCGGCGACCAGGGTATCGTTCTCAAAGAGCTCGTATTGCGTCGCCCCAGTCACAGGGCTCCAACTGATTGTGTAAATGGAATCGGGGCAGGGCTGGTTCATGGACGTAACCGGCGCTCCCGGAGCCGCCGGCGGCTGACAGAAGGTGTAGTTGATCGCCGCCATGACATTGATGATCCCCCAGCCATAGGCGTTGTTCGGGGTGGCGGCTTGCGAGGCCGTCATCATCAGCGCCTCGCGCACCTGCATCGGTGTCCAATCCGGATGTGCCGACAGCACGACGGCCGCGCCGCCGCCGACCAACGGGCACGAGAGTGACGTTCCACCCACCGAGCCGTAGCTGGTCGTCGTCGTGGGAGTGGCACAGTAAGTGGCGACCCCGCGCGCGCACACTTCGGGTTTGATTCGACCATCGTACGTCGGCCCCCACTGTGAGAAGCTGGCGATCGTCCCGACCGAGTTGACCGCACCCACGGTGAGAATCGAATCGGCGTCGGCCGGGGCGCCCATCGTCTCCGGATTGCTGCCGCTGTTTCCCGCCGAGTTGCAAACGACAATTCCCAATGCCGCCGCCGAATCGGCCGCGACCGTGGTCACGCAGAAATCGCCGTTCATGTCGGAGTAGACGTACCCGGTCAGGTCATCCCAGGTCTTGTAACTCAGTGACGAGGAGATGACACCGGCACCGATCGAATCGGCCCATTCCATCCCCGCCACCCAATTGTCCTCCTCGATCGGCGTCTCGGAGCGGATGTCCTCGGTCTTGGCCAGAATGAACTGAGACATGAATGCCGGGCCATACAAGTTGCCGTCCGATGCACCGCCGAGCGTCGACCACGTGTACGTCCCATGAGAATGCTGCCCCGGTTGATCCGCGGGTTCATCTTGCGTGTTGCCGTCGTGGAAGATGAAGTCGTACTCTGCCAGCACCCGCGCCTCGGCATAGGCCTGCGCGAACGCGACATGGTCCTTGCGATACCCCGTGTCCATCATGCAGACCAGCACGCCCTGACCGCGATATCCCGCCACGTGTGCAGCGGGAACGTTGATCTGGTCGAGTTGCGCCTGCGAGGGGCCGTAGTTCAGCCCCGGACCACCAGGACCCTGCACACCGGCAGGACCGGCTGTCCCCGGTGATTCCTTCTCCAGGCCCTCGGGATCACGGCGAAATCCCATCACAGGCCGAATCTCGCGGACGAACGGCAGTGCCTGCAGATCTTGCAGCCGGTCCACCGCGATCTCAAACGATGCACCATTCAGCCACCGCGACCGCTGGCGCAACGTGGCGCCGAGGTCCAGCACACGGTCGATGTAGACCTGGCGCACGGGGATGTCAACAAACTCGACGCGGTCACGCCCGACTTTGGCCCGCCGGGACGTCGCGCGCGATGTCAAGGCGCCGCGCGATGCCGTCGCAGCGGCGGCGAATCCGCGCTGATCGTAGAATCCCCTGTCGGTGAACAGGACCCAGACCTTGACACTGCCTTCACGGGTGGTTTGAGCGATCACCGAAGCGGCCCAGGGCGAGATTACGGGGTTGTTCCTCGGTCGGACAAAGGCGCGGTCGACCGAGGCGGCGTGCCCCAGAACACCG
Proteins encoded:
- a CDS encoding terminase family protein → MVRADRRTPGLVIRGSWRRALIDPVYFAGQFLAIDPHPGQVRWLRHSTCPENLLHCGNRWGKSLVQAVKIAHRLLFQIRNPRHDRAGRYVCANVSITLDQARIIFNETLRLVRRLPCADHLIADVLATPFPMLRLTNGSILWARSTQRRGEYLLGHDFDFISFDEAAFEPSADYVVEEVLAMRVVDRAGQIDYVSTPRGKNWFYRKAKQIRARGRRGYVQRGDSRENPHLPVDYLESTIARLSPQRRAQNIEGRFVDLGNEVLREEDIQKALSLATGLNPPEPGRRYVHGWDLARKRSWTVGVTLDVTARPAQMVAFTRFQHRNWPDVFTAIRQRQRAYGGRVLIDATGLGDVVLSELADIKAEGYNFGERGGRAKSELIAALEQAFASGAVAIPNVEMTTADGEYWSLANELREFSWEDNTHCDAVFALALALWLARTPSVADTRPAFRLQGW
- a CDS encoding VCBS repeat-containing protein, yielding MERCKAPSLLVALIVCAVCCAVLSTVAEAQDLCFATAIGHPVGDHANSVFAADLDGDNDVDLVVTTGSENNLSILSNNGNGTYAAAVSLVGGEWPVWAVAADLDGDNDRDLAVANWSVSNVSVLKNNGNGTFTAPQTYALAGSPYQVLAVDLDGDKDADLVTANFSTDNVSALRNNGDGTFAAQVSYACGDGPVSIVAADLDADNDADLAVTNYNSDNISISKNNGDGTFAVATDQAVGDAPRSACAVDLDGDGDPDLAVAGAGSDSVLMLDNNGNGTFASAGNHAAGDSPRSVVAADLDGDSDADLVVAAFHSDSVKVLENNGGWSFAPAVTYAVGDAPVSVCAADMDGDSDADVAVANQEGDNVSVLVNCAEPYAAIDDELVS
- a CDS encoding S8 family serine peptidase, with the translated sequence MMSRNDAHRSVVPWGWVFLTCGILAFGVLGHAASVDRAFVRPRNNPVISPWAASVIAQTTREGSVKVWVLFTDRGFYDQRGFAAAATASRGALTSRATSRRAKVGRDRVEFVDIPVRQVYIDRVLDLGATLRQRSRWLNGASFEIAVDRLQDLQALPFVREIRPVMGFRRDPEGLEKESPGTAGPAGVQGPGGPGLNYGPSQAQLDQINVPAAHVAGYRGQGVLVCMMDTGYRKDHVAFAQAYAEARVLAEYDFIFHDGNTQDEPADQPGQHSHGTYTWSTLGGASDGNLYGPAFMSQFILAKTEDIRSETPIEEDNWVAGMEWADSIGAGVISSSLSYKTWDDLTGYVYSDMNGDFCVTTVAADSAAALGIVVCNSAGNSGSNPETMGAPADADSILTVGAVNSVGTIASFSQWGPTYDGRIKPEVCARGVATYCATPTTTTSYGSVGGTSLSCPLVGGGAAVVLSAHPDWTPMQVREALMMTASQAATPNNAYGWGIINVMAAINYTFCQPPAAPGAPVTSMNQPCPDSIYTISWSPVTGATQYELFENDTLVAAVVDTQLTISHPTGTFDYFVKAKDACGTSAAGPSGATTQVVDCPCHADPECDGVASIQDVALVVNEAFRGASPLSDSGCPHVSRCDVDCDCVVGLTDVVKMVDVAFRGGDPATTFCLPCAHRCP